TTGCTTTGTGATTAACTTAAAGTAATTCTTATTTAAAAGTTAAAATCAAAAAATTTACAAACCATAAGCGCTCTCTTCGTGAAGGCTTGCATCAAGACCCTTAATCTCATCTTCAGGCTTTACTCTTAAACCTATGGTCACATCTATAAGCTTGCCGATAATTAATGTCATTACGAAACAATAGCCTCCTGTTGCAAGTATCGCCAGAACCTGTATACCAACTTGAGATGGATTGCCGAATATAAGGCCTGTCCCAGCGCTGTTAATCCATGGGCAAGCAAATATACCTGTTGCAAGAGCACCCCAGATTCCAGAAATACCGTGAACACCAAAAACATCAAGAGAATCATCATATTTGAAAAATGGTTTTAGGTATGAAACAGCCAAGAACGAAAGAACTGATGCACCAACACCTATAGCAAGAGCACCTGCGATATTTACAAATCCAGCAGCAGGCGTAATTGCAACCAAACCAGCTACTGCACCAGATATAGCTCCAAGAGCTGTAGCCCTGTGATCTTTTATAAAATCTAATGCCATCCATGTAAGAAGAGCCATTGCTGTAGCAGTGTTTGTATTGATAAATGCCGCACCAGCTAATTGTCCTGAAGTAAGAGCGCTTCCAGCGTTAAATCCAAACCAACCAAACCATAAAAGACCTGCACCAATTATAGATATACCAAGTTGATGAGGCATAAGCCTCGTATCCTTTCTTTTTCCAATGAGTAGTGCTAGCGCAAGACCAGCTAAACCTGCATTTATGTGTACAACCGTACCCCCCGCAAAGTCAAGAGCTCCAAGCTTCATAAGCCATCCGCCGCCCCATACCCAGTGAGCAATAGGAAGATAAACCACAGTTGA
Above is a genomic segment from Thermodesulfobium narugense DSM 14796 containing:
- a CDS encoding ammonium transporter, translating into MFYVPEGLSTIFITLIMLIIRTFSLKSNPLFKTLPSYLRYILLTGYFLFSLIIIQSFGSVSYADDATTTPELNGADTAWMMVSTALVMLMTMPGLALFYGGLVKKSSALNTMLMSVGAYALISVTWFVFGYPLAFGNDVGGIIGQFVSPFFYNIVETNSLTGTIPTSVFAAFQMTFAAITVALISGSVIERMKFSSWMLFALIWSTVVYLPIAHWVWGGGWLMKLGALDFAGGTVVHINAGLAGLALALLIGKRKDTRLMPHQLGISIIGAGLLWFGWFGFNAGSALTSGQLAGAAFINTNTATAMALLTWMALDFIKDHRATALGAISGAVAGLVAITPAAGFVNIAGALAIGVGASVLSFLAVSYLKPFFKYDDSLDVFGVHGISGIWGALATGIFACPWINSAGTGLIFGNPSQVGIQVLAILATGGYCFVMTLIIGKLIDVTIGLRVKPEDEIKGLDASLHEESAYGL